Proteins encoded by one window of Macaca mulatta isolate MMU2019108-1 chromosome 10, T2T-MMU8v2.0, whole genome shotgun sequence:
- the YWHAH gene encoding 14-3-3 protein eta isoform X2 encodes MLFCVTWRTVLVTELNEPLSNEDRNLLSVAYKNVVGARRSSWRVISSIEQKTMADGNEKKLEKVKAYREKIEKELETVCNDVLSLLDKFLIKNCNDFQYESKVFYLKMKGDYYRYLAEVASGEKKNSVVEASEAAYKEAFEISKEQMQPTHPIRLGLALNFSVFYYEIQNAPEQACLLAKQAFDDAIAELDTLNEDSYKDSTLIMQLLRDNLTLWTSDQQDEEAGEGN; translated from the coding sequence GTGACAGAGCTGAATGAACCTCTCTCCAATGAAGATCGAAATCTCCTCTCTGTGGCCTACAAGAATGTGGTTGGTGCCAGGCGATCTTCCTGGAGGGTCATTAGCAGCATTGAGCAGAAAACCATGGCTGATGGAAACGAAAAGAAATTGGAGAAAGTGAAAGCTTACCGGGAGAAGATTGAGAAGGAGCTGGAGACAGTTTGCAATGATGTCCTGTCTCTGCTTGACAAGTTCCTGATCAAGAACTGCAATGATTTCCAGTATGAGAGCAAGGTGTTTTACCTGAAAATGAAAGGTGATTACTACCGCTACTTAGCAGAGGTCGCTTCTGGGGAGAAGAAAAACAGTGTGGTCGAAGCTTCTGAAGCTGCCTACAAGGAAGCCTTTGAAATCAGCAAAGAGCAGATGCAGCCCACGCACCCCATCCGGCTGGGCCTGGCCCTCAACTTCTCCGTGTTCTACTATGAGATCCAGAATGCACCCGAGCAAGCCTGCCTCTTAGCCAAACAAGCCTTCGATGATGCCATAGCTGAGCTGGACACACTAAACGAGGATTCCTATAAGGACTCCACGCTCATCATGCAGTTGCTGCGAGACAACCTCACCCTCTGGACGAGCGACCAGCAGGATGAAGAAGCAGGAGAAGGCAACTGA